In Candidatus Aquicultor sp., a genomic segment contains:
- a CDS encoding ATP-binding protein: MAELKLTKSRGNFAEVAVEDLRRECDPSIFSFSSTADVAPIEVTIGQQRAVEAMQFSLGIKTKGFNLYAAGPSGVGKTSTIQDYVNMKAKQEPVPRDWCYVNNFNDPDRPLAISLPPGRSKNFAKDMEDLIESARSEIPKAFESKEYEERKTRIANEFETEREQGLAEIEAEAEKRGFAVDITTAGIVTIPLVHGKPLRREDYSTLPDDQRKEIQREGEELQSEINDVLARIRKGEKGAKQKIQDLDQEIALFAIGHLLQDIRDRYSDCSKVLEYLNEVEKDIINNLDDFRPGEKPAVSIPGLEALQRPITFDRYKVNIVVNNSDLQGAPVVLELNPSYYNLIGKTEYRAQFGAMSTDFSMIKSGALHRANGGYLVMHALDVLTSPLAWDAIKRAIRSEEIRLELMGEQYRVIPATTIKPEPIPLDVKIILIGNPYIYMLLYAMDEDFRELFKVKADFNTEMVRSDEHMQRYANFVSERVRASHIKNFDPAGVARLVEYGSWLAGDQQKLSTRFLDIGDLASEASYWASAENAELVSAKHIDKAIGHKKFRSNMIEAKIQEMIERDIVMIKTEEAVAGQINALSVISLGDYIFGRPSRITAKTHLGTKGVINIEREIDLSGPSHSKGVLILSNYFAGQYAQDKPLSISASLTFEQSYEGVDGDSASSTELYALLSALSEVPIRQNIAVTGSVNQLGEVQPIGGVNHKIEGFFDICNARGLTGDQGVMIPHQNVVNLMVKSEVVEAVKAGKFHIWPVKTIDEGIEVLTGVDAGQRREDGTYPEGTIHYLVNEKLKKMADTLKEYEVPEEREGRQAA; encoded by the coding sequence ATGGCAGAGCTAAAGCTTACGAAATCCAGGGGGAATTTCGCTGAAGTCGCCGTCGAAGACCTGCGGCGCGAGTGTGACCCTTCAATATTTTCATTCTCTTCCACTGCGGACGTAGCGCCGATCGAGGTAACAATCGGCCAGCAGCGGGCCGTCGAGGCTATGCAGTTTAGTCTCGGTATAAAAACAAAGGGTTTCAATCTCTACGCGGCCGGGCCTTCTGGAGTAGGCAAGACATCGACGATTCAAGACTACGTCAATATGAAAGCAAAGCAAGAGCCGGTACCGCGCGACTGGTGCTACGTCAACAATTTTAACGACCCGGACCGGCCGCTCGCTATTTCGCTACCGCCGGGCCGCAGCAAAAACTTCGCAAAAGATATGGAGGACTTGATTGAAAGTGCGCGCTCCGAGATCCCAAAAGCATTCGAGAGCAAAGAATACGAGGAGCGCAAAACCCGCATTGCAAACGAATTTGAGACCGAACGCGAGCAAGGTTTGGCGGAGATCGAGGCGGAGGCCGAAAAACGCGGGTTCGCTGTTGATATTACGACGGCCGGTATCGTTACGATACCGTTAGTCCATGGTAAGCCGCTTCGTCGTGAAGATTACAGCACGCTTCCGGATGACCAGCGCAAAGAGATCCAGCGCGAAGGCGAAGAGCTCCAGTCGGAGATCAACGATGTGCTGGCCCGCATACGCAAAGGTGAAAAAGGGGCCAAGCAAAAGATTCAAGACCTCGACCAAGAGATAGCGTTGTTTGCGATCGGGCACCTTCTGCAGGATATACGCGATCGCTACAGCGATTGCTCGAAGGTACTGGAGTACCTCAACGAGGTCGAGAAGGACATTATCAACAATCTAGACGATTTTCGCCCGGGGGAAAAACCGGCAGTTTCAATTCCCGGCTTGGAAGCGCTGCAACGGCCGATAACGTTTGACCGCTACAAGGTCAATATCGTAGTCAACAACAGTGACCTTCAGGGAGCGCCGGTGGTGCTCGAGCTTAACCCATCGTATTACAATCTGATCGGTAAGACCGAGTACCGGGCTCAGTTTGGTGCAATGAGCACCGATTTCAGTATGATCAAATCAGGCGCGCTGCACCGGGCGAATGGCGGTTATTTGGTGATGCACGCTCTTGACGTGCTCACAAGCCCGCTAGCCTGGGATGCGATAAAGCGTGCAATTCGAAGCGAAGAGATCCGCTTAGAGCTTATGGGCGAGCAGTATCGCGTTATCCCGGCCACCACAATCAAGCCGGAGCCGATTCCGCTCGATGTGAAGATCATCCTCATCGGCAATCCGTATATTTATATGCTGCTCTATGCCATGGATGAAGATTTCCGCGAGCTGTTCAAGGTCAAAGCGGATTTCAACACCGAGATGGTGCGTAGTGACGAGCATATGCAGCGCTACGCTAATTTCGTGAGCGAACGTGTGCGGGCATCACACATCAAGAACTTCGATCCGGCGGGTGTTGCACGTCTCGTTGAGTACGGCTCGTGGCTTGCAGGGGACCAGCAAAAGCTCTCAACCAGGTTCTTAGATATCGGCGATCTTGCGAGCGAGGCCAGCTACTGGGCGAGCGCGGAAAATGCCGAGCTTGTATCGGCTAAGCATATCGATAAAGCGATCGGGCATAAAAAGTTTCGCTCGAACATGATCGAAGCGAAAATCCAGGAAATGATCGAGCGTGACATCGTGATGATAAAGACTGAGGAGGCGGTTGCCGGGCAGATAAATGCGCTCTCTGTTATCAGCCTGGGTGATTATATATTCGGGCGCCCCTCGCGCATCACCGCCAAGACGCACCTGGGCACCAAGGGCGTGATCAACATCGAGCGCGAGATCGATCTAAGCGGCCCGTCGCACAGCAAAGGCGTGTTGATTTTGTCCAATTACTTCGCCGGCCAATACGCGCAGGATAAACCGCTCTCGATATCGGCGAGCCTCACCTTCGAGCAGAGCTACGAGGGCGTCGACGGCGACTCAGCATCGTCGACCGAGCTGTACGCGTTGCTCAGTGCACTATCTGAAGTGCCGATACGCCAAAACATCGCGGTTACCGGCTCGGTTAACCAGCTCGGCGAAGTGCAGCCGATCGGCGGCGTCAATCACAAGATCGAAGGCTTCTTTGATATCTGCAACGCCCGCGGCTTGACTGGTGACCAGGGCGTTATGATTCCGCACCAAAACGTCGTCAACCTGATGGTCAAATCCGAAGTCGTCGAAGCGGTTAAAGCCGGTAAGTTCCATATCTGGCCGGTCAAGACCATCGATGAAGGAATTGAGGTTCTAACCGGTGTAGACGCGGGACAACGCCGTGAAGACGGCACCTATCCCGAGGGCACAATTCACTACCTAGTTAACGAGAAGCTCAAAAAGATGGCGGATACGCTCAAGGAATATGAAGTTCCCGAAGAGCGGGAAGGTAGGCAAGCAGCATAG
- a CDS encoding BON domain-containing protein produces MASDQEILSDVQDALTWDVRVDAANIYISVREGRVTLNGTVETYAQKLDASQIASRIKSVTDVINNLIVRPRIVRSDLEIRDDIEAALRRDVLVDETDIVVNIANGIVVLSGAVGTVTEKNAAESDAWLTPGATDVINNIVVTPALVRMDKDIEADARASLARDTRIDIENVDIEVVDAIVYLRGTVADFTQKWIASDIAWWTPGVRDVVNELTVKAAA; encoded by the coding sequence ATGGCAAGCGATCAAGAGATTTTATCGGATGTCCAGGACGCGTTGACGTGGGACGTCCGGGTGGACGCGGCAAATATATATATTTCGGTGCGCGAGGGGCGCGTGACTTTGAACGGCACGGTCGAAACCTACGCGCAAAAACTTGACGCAAGCCAGATTGCAAGCCGCATCAAGAGCGTAACCGACGTCATCAACAACCTCATTGTCCGACCGCGTATCGTCCGATCAGACCTTGAAATTCGCGACGACATCGAGGCGGCGCTTCGCCGTGACGTCTTAGTTGATGAGACCGACATCGTGGTTAACATCGCCAACGGTATCGTGGTGTTAAGCGGCGCCGTGGGTACTGTCACTGAGAAAAACGCCGCCGAGAGCGATGCCTGGCTGACACCCGGCGCAACCGACGTCATCAACAATATTGTTGTAACGCCGGCGCTTGTTCGAATGGACAAGGATATTGAAGCCGACGCTCGGGCTTCTCTTGCCCGCGATACGCGGATCGACATTGAAAATGTCGATATCGAAGTGGTTGACGCCATTGTCTACTTGCGCGGTACCGTCGCCGATTTTACCCAGAAATGGATCGCTTCCGATATCGCCTGGTGGACGCCGGGTGTTCGCGACGTCGTTAACGAACTCACAGTTAAGGCGGCGGCTTAA
- a CDS encoding DUF362 domain-containing protein, whose amino-acid sequence MSDVYFSSFKGQKKSWLDRTGQLFDRAKFTSLIEPGDIVAIKLHFGEPGNTAFLPPIYARRVVEKVKAAGGKPFLTDANTLYVGRRSNAVDHVTAALENGFSYATVGAPIVIADGLNGKDYVSIEIDGKRVKEAKIGSAVVHADAMIALTHFKGHELTGFGGALKNIGMGLGARSGKQVMHSDMLPYIEAGHCQGCGKCVKWCPASAITVNKETGIAVIDQNKCLGCGECTVTCPSQAIAVNWKTEASAVQEKICEYAWAVCKDKPGKVGFFNFVLNVSPDCDCWNFNEMPIVTDLGILASTDPIAIDQASVDLVNKAPGLAGSRADVPAGADKFKAANSADWEPQLAHGEAIGLGSRQYDLIEVK is encoded by the coding sequence ATGTCAGACGTTTATTTCAGCAGTTTCAAGGGACAGAAGAAAAGCTGGCTTGATAGAACCGGCCAGCTTTTTGATAGAGCAAAATTCACCTCGCTGATTGAGCCAGGCGATATCGTAGCGATTAAACTCCACTTCGGTGAGCCCGGCAACACCGCGTTTTTGCCGCCGATCTATGCGCGGCGGGTCGTTGAGAAGGTAAAAGCGGCGGGCGGGAAACCGTTTCTCACCGATGCCAACACGCTCTACGTCGGCCGGCGCTCCAACGCGGTCGATCATGTCACCGCGGCGCTCGAAAACGGCTTCAGCTATGCGACCGTAGGGGCGCCGATCGTTATCGCCGACGGCCTTAACGGCAAAGATTATGTGAGTATCGAGATCGACGGCAAGCGCGTAAAGGAAGCAAAAATCGGAAGCGCCGTGGTTCATGCCGATGCGATGATTGCGCTCACGCACTTCAAAGGACACGAATTAACCGGCTTTGGCGGCGCTTTGAAGAACATCGGCATGGGATTGGGCGCCCGCAGCGGCAAACAGGTGATGCATTCCGACATGCTCCCGTATATAGAGGCCGGCCATTGCCAGGGTTGCGGAAAATGCGTTAAATGGTGCCCGGCATCGGCAATTACGGTCAACAAGGAAACGGGTATCGCCGTTATCGATCAGAACAAATGTCTGGGATGCGGGGAATGCACGGTTACCTGTCCCTCGCAGGCGATTGCGGTTAACTGGAAAACAGAAGCAAGCGCCGTGCAGGAGAAAATCTGCGAGTACGCGTGGGCGGTCTGCAAAGATAAGCCGGGCAAAGTCGGCTTTTTCAATTTTGTTCTCAATGTGAGCCCCGACTGCGATTGTTGGAACTTCAATGAAATGCCGATCGTTACCGATCTCGGTATTCTCGCCTCAACCGACCCAATCGCCATCGATCAGGCGAGCGTCGACCTGGTAAATAAAGCGCCGGGTTTGGCGGGGAGCAGGGCCGATGTGCCTGCCGGCGCCGATAAATTTAAAGCGGCAAACAGCGCCGATTGGGAGCCACAGTTGGCCCACGGCGAGGCAATCGGCCTGGGTTCGAGGCAGTATGACCTTATTGAAGTTAAATAG
- the rsmI gene encoding 16S rRNA (cytidine(1402)-2'-O)-methyltransferase: MKTTGKLYVCATPIGNLEDITLRALRILKEVDRIAAEDTRVTAKLLARYEIQTPMTSYHEHNEVSKAQELINDMLEGQTIALVSDAGMPGISDPGHRLITACIAAGIPAEPVPGPSALITAVVVSGLPTDSFIYQGFLPRKRGERMKLLAELLSIGRTVVLFESPRRIKATLGEIAEIDSARKTVIARELTKKFEEIIRGTANELVEKLSETEVKGEIVLLCGPGELVFREVTGAELREAVIEKINRGATKKEAIATIAGDFGISKRIVYEAVMDIHEQDATSRRL; this comes from the coding sequence GTGAAAACGACAGGAAAGCTCTACGTATGCGCGACGCCGATCGGCAACCTTGAAGATATCACGCTTCGGGCGCTTCGCATTCTTAAAGAGGTCGACCGCATCGCCGCCGAAGATACGCGCGTTACCGCAAAGCTTCTCGCGCGCTACGAGATTCAGACGCCGATGACGAGCTATCACGAGCACAACGAGGTGTCCAAGGCGCAAGAACTTATTAACGATATGTTGGAGGGCCAAACGATCGCCCTGGTTTCCGATGCCGGAATGCCGGGTATCTCCGACCCCGGGCATCGTCTGATTACCGCATGCATCGCCGCCGGTATCCCGGCAGAACCGGTACCGGGCCCATCGGCTCTTATCACGGCAGTCGTCGTCTCGGGGCTTCCAACCGATTCGTTTATTTACCAGGGGTTTTTACCGCGAAAAAGAGGCGAGCGCATGAAACTTCTTGCCGAGCTCTTGTCCATCGGACGGACGGTTGTTTTATTTGAATCACCTCGGCGTATTAAAGCTACGCTTGGTGAGATAGCCGAGATCGACTCCGCACGGAAAACGGTTATCGCCCGGGAGCTTACAAAGAAATTCGAAGAAATTATCAGGGGTACGGCGAACGAGCTCGTAGAGAAACTCAGCGAAACCGAAGTCAAGGGCGAAATCGTGTTATTATGCGGGCCCGGCGAACTGGTTTTCCGTGAAGTAACGGGAGCTGAGCTGCGAGAAGCCGTGATTGAAAAAATAAATAGGGGCGCAACAAAAAAAGAAGCAATCGCTACCATAGCAGGGGATTTTGGAATAAGCAAACGTATCGTTTACGAGGCGGTCATGGACATACATGAACAAGACGCAACGAGCAGGCGTTTGTAG
- a CDS encoding AbrB/MazE/SpoVT family DNA-binding domain-containing protein: MKSTGIVRRVDELGRIVIPMELRRTFGIEIKDPLEIFVDGDSIVLSKFQSVCVFCGTGTGIESFKGKNVCQDCKKELLTDKKM; encoded by the coding sequence ATGAAGTCCACTGGTATAGTGAGACGAGTAGATGAATTAGGCAGAATCGTAATACCTATGGAGCTCAGACGTACGTTTGGCATCGAAATCAAAGACCCACTGGAAATCTTCGTGGATGGCGACTCCATCGTTCTCTCGAAATTCCAATCGGTGTGCGTTTTCTGCGGAACCGGAACGGGAATTGAGAGCTTTAAGGGTAAGAACGTCTGTCAGGATTGCAAGAAAGAGCTACTCACCGACAAGAAAATGTAG
- the metG gene encoding methionine--tRNA ligase yields MARKSFYVTTPIYYVNDVPHIGHGYSTIIADTMARYKRLAGNDVLFLTGTDEHGQKVEKAARDRGLSPQEHCDLMVGPWKELWGKLNISYSDFIRTTQERHIKVVQAIFQKLYEQDDIYKGYYEGWYCIHEETFYPESQLVEGCCPQCGRAVEWLREESYYFRSSKYQDSLLEYINSNPGFVQPNFRRNEVVSFIEGGVQDTSVSRTTIKWGIPVPFDPDHVVYVWFDALINYLTGSGYLQDEAKYDKFWPADVHVIGKDIIRFHAVIWPMMLMALGIELPKKVLATGFWTLGGEKISKSTGVVVDPNRLIEEYGEDTIRYFLLREISIGADGEFTQDAVIRRINGDLANDLGNLVHRTVAMMMKYFDGAIPEAGELGPLEVALKDEVLALADIVDEAMSRVDIREALVQIWRIIGRANKFIDEAAPWSLAKEGNTERLQTVMRTLLEAIRVVTVLVTPVMPHTAEKIWAQLGQSDFASVTLDDARKWDTLAAGTSVKKAEPLFPRIEVT; encoded by the coding sequence GTGGCACGGAAAAGCTTTTATGTTACCACTCCAATCTATTATGTAAATGACGTTCCTCATATCGGACATGGTTATTCTACCATAATAGCAGATACTATGGCTCGGTATAAGCGCCTGGCCGGTAACGACGTTTTGTTTTTAACCGGTACCGACGAACACGGCCAAAAAGTGGAAAAAGCGGCGCGCGATCGCGGTTTATCGCCGCAAGAGCATTGCGACCTCATGGTCGGCCCGTGGAAGGAACTCTGGGGAAAGCTCAATATCTCCTATAGTGACTTTATCCGGACGACGCAGGAGCGCCATATCAAAGTGGTGCAGGCGATCTTCCAGAAGCTCTACGAGCAGGATGACATCTACAAAGGCTATTACGAGGGCTGGTACTGCATTCACGAGGAAACGTTTTACCCGGAGTCGCAGCTGGTCGAGGGGTGCTGCCCGCAGTGCGGGCGCGCGGTTGAATGGCTGCGTGAAGAGAGTTACTACTTTAGAAGCTCCAAATATCAGGACAGTCTGCTCGAGTATATCAACAGCAATCCCGGTTTCGTACAGCCGAATTTTCGCCGCAATGAAGTAGTAAGTTTTATCGAAGGCGGCGTACAGGATACCAGCGTTTCGCGAACGACGATTAAGTGGGGTATCCCGGTGCCGTTTGATCCCGATCACGTTGTCTACGTGTGGTTCGACGCGCTCATCAACTACTTAACCGGCTCTGGTTACCTGCAGGACGAGGCGAAATACGACAAATTTTGGCCCGCCGATGTTCATGTGATCGGTAAAGATATCATTCGCTTCCATGCGGTGATTTGGCCGATGATGCTGATGGCGCTCGGCATTGAATTGCCGAAGAAAGTACTGGCGACAGGTTTTTGGACGCTCGGCGGCGAGAAGATTTCCAAGTCGACCGGCGTCGTGGTCGACCCGAACCGCCTCATTGAAGAATACGGTGAGGATACCATCCGCTACTTCTTACTGCGCGAAATATCGATCGGTGCCGACGGGGAGTTTACGCAAGATGCGGTTATACGCCGGATTAACGGCGACCTCGCGAACGACCTCGGCAACCTGGTGCACCGCACCGTGGCGATGATGATGAAGTATTTCGACGGCGCAATACCTGAAGCGGGTGAACTCGGACCGCTAGAGGTTGCCCTCAAGGATGAGGTGTTGGCGCTTGCTGATATCGTCGATGAGGCGATGAGCAGGGTAGATATACGCGAAGCACTAGTGCAAATCTGGCGGATCATCGGCCGCGCCAATAAATTCATTGATGAGGCCGCGCCATGGTCGCTCGCTAAAGAGGGCAACACCGAGCGCCTGCAAACGGTCATGCGCACGCTCTTGGAGGCGATTCGCGTGGTCACGGTCTTAGTCACGCCGGTGATGCCGCACACCGCAGAAAAAATTTGGGCACAGCTCGGCCAGAGCGATTTTGCTTCCGTTACGCTTGACGATGCACGCAAGTGGGACACGCTGGCAGCCGGAACGAGCGTTAAGAAAGCCGAACCACTCTTTCCGCGCATCGAGGTCACGTAG
- a CDS encoding TatD family hydrolase produces the protein MPKTTQLTDTHAHLDFFGNDGAVEAVIARARDNGVTRIVTVADKLSSSYRAVEIAEKYEGVYAAIGFHPHEAKDVTPEALQEIKALTKHPKVVAIGEIGLDYFKDHSPRATQRKVFEQQLDLANEVGLPVIIHDRDADDDTIEIVTKHRPKKGVFHCFSGTTDFAEVVLAMNFYISIAGPVTFKNSGALPDVAKFVPLTKLLVETDTPYLTPVPNRGQENEPAFVRFVAEKIAELKGVSLAAVASSTQENVSLLFSIP, from the coding sequence ATGCCAAAAACAACGCAGCTCACAGATACGCACGCACATCTTGATTTTTTTGGAAACGATGGCGCGGTTGAGGCCGTTATCGCGCGGGCACGCGATAACGGTGTGACCAGAATAGTTACCGTTGCCGATAAGCTTTCCTCAAGTTACCGGGCGGTAGAGATCGCCGAGAAATACGAGGGCGTATACGCGGCGATAGGCTTTCATCCGCATGAAGCCAAGGATGTTACCCCTGAAGCGTTGCAAGAGATAAAAGCCCTAACCAAACATCCAAAAGTAGTGGCGATCGGCGAAATCGGCCTCGATTACTTCAAGGACCACTCGCCCCGCGCCACGCAGCGCAAAGTTTTCGAACAGCAGCTCGACCTGGCTAATGAAGTCGGTTTACCGGTGATAATCCACGACCGTGATGCCGATGATGACACAATTGAGATCGTCACCAAGCATCGCCCCAAGAAGGGCGTCTTTCATTGCTTTAGCGGTACGACCGATTTTGCGGAAGTCGTGCTCGCAATGAATTTTTATATTTCGATTGCCGGACCGGTTACCTTCAAGAATTCCGGTGCTTTGCCCGATGTGGCGAAATTCGTGCCGCTTACCAAACTTTTAGTGGAGACCGATACCCCGTATCTCACCCCGGTTCCCAACCGAGGGCAAGAAAACGAGCCCGCGTTCGTGCGGTTTGTCGCCGAAAAAATCGCTGAGCTTAAGGGTGTCAGCCTTGCTGCGGTGGCGTCATCGACGCAGGAAAATGTGTCGCTTCTCTTCTCAATTCCATAA
- a CDS encoding ubiquitin-like domain-containing protein — MMARFHQIARSLKTNRYEIVLLSLIMFFIVADMVSSAAKVQLTIDGQSKTVVTRARTVAAVLKENGVTVKAKDDVTPKLSAKIQEGMALNVRHAVPITVKLDEQKIATVSTAGTVGGVLRDMGLQIGSDDKIRPNRDEKVAAGMTVEVTLVTKKCEVTKVPVPYQTISKADPNLDYGKQVVVTQGKPGLLMKVMETVFEGDRPVQRQEKIQSLVTSPVAQVVAVGTKRKIARLYRTTNVSRGTERKASSFVGGRIITMRASAYAPNYGPGVGTKCANGMRARKGVVAVDPRYIPLGTKLYIEGYGTAIAADTGGAIKGNRIDLCYNTPGECFKFGRRPVKVTILGK; from the coding sequence ATGATGGCACGTTTTCATCAGATAGCCCGCAGCCTCAAAACGAACAGGTATGAAATTGTTTTACTCTCACTCATCATGTTCTTCATTGTGGCTGATATGGTCAGCAGCGCGGCTAAAGTGCAGCTTACCATCGACGGTCAAAGTAAAACCGTCGTAACGCGGGCGAGAACAGTAGCAGCTGTTCTGAAGGAAAACGGCGTAACAGTTAAGGCAAAAGACGACGTAACGCCAAAGCTCTCGGCAAAGATTCAAGAGGGTATGGCACTCAACGTAAGACATGCAGTACCGATTACAGTAAAACTTGACGAACAAAAAATCGCTACCGTATCAACAGCTGGTACGGTTGGCGGAGTCCTTAGGGACATGGGGTTGCAGATCGGATCGGACGATAAGATCCGACCGAACCGCGACGAGAAGGTCGCAGCAGGCATGACCGTCGAGGTTACGCTGGTAACGAAGAAGTGCGAAGTCACGAAGGTACCGGTACCGTACCAGACGATCAGCAAAGCCGATCCAAATTTGGATTACGGCAAGCAGGTCGTTGTGACGCAGGGTAAGCCGGGCTTACTCATGAAAGTGATGGAAACCGTATTTGAAGGCGACCGTCCGGTACAAAGGCAAGAAAAGATACAAAGTCTGGTAACGTCACCGGTGGCACAAGTGGTGGCGGTAGGCACGAAACGCAAGATCGCTCGCTTATACAGAACGACGAATGTCTCACGGGGTACAGAGCGTAAAGCTTCAAGCTTCGTGGGCGGCCGGATCATAACGATGCGCGCAAGCGCGTATGCACCGAATTATGGTCCAGGCGTCGGTACGAAATGCGCAAACGGTATGCGCGCACGGAAAGGCGTCGTGGCGGTCGACCCGAGATATATTCCGCTCGGGACCAAGCTCTATATCGAGGGCTATGGGACGGCGATCGCAGCAGATACCGGTGGTGCAATCAAAGGGAATCGTATTGATTTATGTTACAATACGCCTGGCGAGTGCTTTAAATTTGGCCGGCGCCCGGTGAAAGTAACGATTCTTGGTAAATAG
- the rsmA gene encoding 16S rRNA (adenine(1518)-N(6)/adenine(1519)-N(6))-dimethyltransferase RsmA: MTLATPQATLEVVKKFSLRLDKSLGQHFLIDQNILGKIVAAADLGQSDVVVEVGPGIGTLTQELAKRAGCVVAIDLDRRLKPVLEYTLRDYPNANVVFADALSVDIKHLPGNLPVPHKLVSNLPYQVATPILATYLDRFESIGLYVVMIQKEVADRILAKPDTSAYGAFSVKAQFYCDVDRVVTVSKNVFLPPPEVSSAVIKMVRLSAPRVHVTSKDLFFKVVKAAFWQRRKTLKNALTGSPELHFTVDEVMAGLQAANIDPRRRGETLSITEFASVANALVPYMGEL, encoded by the coding sequence ATGACATTGGCGACACCGCAGGCAACGCTTGAAGTAGTTAAAAAATTTAGCCTCAGGCTCGATAAGAGCCTGGGGCAACATTTTTTGATCGACCAGAATATTTTGGGGAAGATTGTTGCCGCCGCCGATCTTGGGCAAAGCGACGTTGTCGTTGAGGTCGGACCGGGCATCGGGACGCTAACCCAGGAGCTTGCCAAACGAGCGGGCTGTGTCGTGGCTATCGATCTCGACCGGCGGCTCAAGCCGGTCCTTGAGTATACGCTTCGCGATTATCCGAACGCCAACGTTGTGTTTGCCGATGCGCTCTCAGTGGATATTAAGCACCTACCGGGCAATCTGCCCGTTCCGCATAAGCTTGTGTCTAACTTACCGTATCAAGTAGCGACGCCCATTCTAGCCACATATCTCGATAGGTTTGAGAGTATCGGGCTCTACGTCGTTATGATTCAAAAAGAGGTGGCCGATCGGATTCTCGCAAAACCGGATACGAGCGCGTACGGTGCATTTTCGGTAAAAGCGCAGTTTTATTGTGATGTAGACCGGGTAGTAACAGTGTCAAAAAATGTGTTTCTGCCTCCGCCCGAAGTATCATCCGCTGTTATTAAGATGGTTCGTTTAAGCGCACCTCGGGTGCATGTAACCAGCAAAGACCTCTTTTTCAAAGTTGTTAAAGCAGCGTTTTGGCAGCGTCGTAAGACGCTGAAGAACGCGCTTACCGGCAGCCCGGAGCTTCACTTTACCGTGGATGAAGTCATGGCTGGGTTGCAAGCAGCAAATATCGATCCGCGCCGGCGAGGAGAGACGCTGTCCATTACCGAATTTGCATCCGTTGCTAATGCGCTCGTGCCTTATATGGGCGAACTCTGA
- a CDS encoding Veg family protein — protein sequence MAISQLSQVEVVDKIRKQLDEFVGEKMRLKANMGRCKIIERDGVLEETHPNLFVVKVEEKRNRCRRVSYSYADVLTKTVELSNPDNGESILPWLM from the coding sequence ATGGCGATCAGTCAATTATCGCAAGTGGAGGTCGTAGATAAGATACGTAAGCAGCTCGATGAGTTTGTTGGCGAGAAGATGCGCCTCAAGGCGAACATGGGGCGTTGCAAGATTATTGAACGTGACGGCGTCCTAGAAGAAACACACCCCAACCTCTTTGTCGTCAAAGTTGAAGAGAAGAGGAATCGTTGCCGCAGGGTATCGTATAGCTATGCAGACGTCTTAACCAAGACAGTGGAGCTCTCCAACCCCGATAACGGGGAGAGCATTCTCCCTTGGCTTATGTAG